A section of the Microbacterium forte genome encodes:
- a CDS encoding glycine--tRNA ligase, whose translation MAEQSRLDKVIALARHRGFVFQAGEIYGGSRSAWDYGPLGTELKENIRRQWWQTFVRGRGDMVGLDSSIILPKRVWEASGHVATFTDPLVECLSCHKRFRADTLIEDFEARKGRKAENGLADVPCPNCGTKGQYTEPKSFSGLVKTYLGVVDDESGLYFLRPETAQGIFVNFSNVLTASRKKPPFGIGQVGKAFRNEITPGNFIFRTREFEQMEIEFFTPPADAQQWFEHWVEACWNWFIDLGIDPENMRQFDVPEDDRAHYSAGTIDVEYRFGFTGKEWGELMGVANRTDYDLSSHSEASGQSLTYFDQATGDRYTPYVIEPSFGLTRAMMAFLVDAYREEEVPNAKGGTDVRTVLKLDPRLAPVKAAVLPLSRNERLSPLAREVADTLRSSWAVDFDDAGAIGRRYRRQDEIGTPFCVTIDFDSLDDRAVTVRDRDTMAQERVSIDELHQYLAERLKGA comes from the coding sequence GTGGCCGAACAGTCCCGTCTTGACAAGGTCATCGCCCTTGCCCGCCACCGCGGGTTCGTCTTCCAGGCGGGTGAGATCTACGGCGGTTCCCGGTCCGCGTGGGACTACGGGCCCCTCGGCACGGAGCTCAAAGAGAACATCCGCCGCCAGTGGTGGCAGACGTTCGTGCGCGGCCGTGGCGACATGGTCGGACTCGACTCGAGCATCATCCTGCCCAAGCGCGTGTGGGAGGCCTCTGGTCACGTCGCGACCTTCACCGACCCGCTGGTCGAGTGCCTGAGCTGCCACAAGCGCTTCCGCGCCGACACTCTGATCGAGGACTTCGAGGCGCGCAAGGGTCGCAAGGCGGAGAACGGCCTCGCCGACGTGCCGTGCCCCAACTGCGGCACCAAGGGCCAGTACACCGAGCCGAAGTCGTTCTCGGGTCTCGTGAAGACGTACCTCGGTGTGGTCGACGATGAGTCGGGCCTCTACTTCCTCCGCCCGGAGACGGCACAGGGCATCTTCGTCAACTTCTCGAACGTTCTGACGGCCAGCCGCAAGAAGCCGCCGTTCGGCATCGGCCAGGTCGGCAAGGCGTTCCGCAACGAGATCACCCCCGGCAACTTCATCTTCCGCACGCGTGAGTTCGAGCAGATGGAGATCGAGTTCTTCACGCCCCCCGCTGACGCGCAGCAGTGGTTCGAGCACTGGGTCGAGGCGTGCTGGAACTGGTTCATCGATCTCGGGATCGACCCCGAGAACATGCGTCAGTTCGACGTGCCCGAGGACGACCGCGCGCATTACTCCGCCGGCACCATCGACGTCGAGTACCGCTTCGGCTTCACAGGCAAGGAGTGGGGCGAGCTCATGGGCGTCGCCAACCGCACCGACTACGACCTGTCGAGCCACAGCGAGGCGTCTGGTCAGAGCCTCACCTACTTCGACCAGGCCACGGGCGACCGTTACACGCCGTACGTGATCGAACCGTCGTTCGGCCTCACCCGCGCCATGATGGCCTTCCTCGTCGACGCGTACCGCGAAGAGGAGGTGCCGAACGCCAAGGGCGGCACCGACGTGCGCACAGTGCTCAAGCTCGACCCGCGGCTGGCCCCGGTCAAGGCGGCCGTGCTGCCGCTGAGCCGCAACGAGCGGCTGTCGCCGCTCGCTCGCGAGGTCGCCGACACGCTGCGCAGCTCGTGGGCCGTCGACTTCGATGACGCGGGTGCGATCGGTCGCCGGTATCGCCGACAGGACGAGATCGGCACGCCGTTCTGCGTCACGATCGACTTCGACTCGCTCGACGACCGTGCCGTGACCGTGCGCGACCGCGACACCATGGCGCAGGAGCGCGTCTCGATCGACGAGCTGCACCAGTACCTGGCTGAGCGACTCAAGGGCGCGTGA
- a CDS encoding DUF1801 domain-containing protein, protein MKPTGDDVAGLIARSTPAVRRRDAETLTALMQEITGRDPQTWGTIIGFGSCHYRYPTGTEGDSGLLGFAPRKAATTIYLFDGVDAHSEALEKLGPHSTGVGCLYIKDLEKIDLDVLRGILERSLAWVEAGGTDQVQLTVTG, encoded by the coding sequence ATGAAGCCCACCGGCGACGACGTCGCCGGGCTCATCGCCCGATCCACTCCGGCGGTCCGACGTCGGGATGCCGAGACCCTGACCGCCCTGATGCAGGAGATCACAGGCCGCGACCCTCAGACCTGGGGCACGATCATCGGATTCGGCAGCTGCCACTACCGCTACCCGACCGGCACCGAGGGCGACAGCGGACTCCTCGGCTTCGCGCCGCGCAAGGCGGCGACCACGATCTACCTGTTCGACGGCGTCGACGCGCACTCCGAGGCGCTCGAGAAGCTCGGCCCGCACAGCACGGGCGTCGGATGCCTCTACATCAAGGATCTCGAGAAGATCGACCTCGACGTGCTCCGCGGCATCCTCGAGCGATCGCTGGCCTGGGTCGAGGCGGGCGGCACCGATCAGGTGCAGCTGACCGTCACCGGGTGA
- a CDS encoding HhH-GPD-type base excision DNA repair protein, with protein MALHITGDTAADALLTDNPLALLVGMLLDQQVPMETAFAGPLKIEQRTGATDAATIAAMDPDEFLEAFKTTPAVHRFPGSMATRVQTLCQEIVDQWGGDASALWTEGDPSGAEVLKRLKALPGFGEQKAKIFLALLGKQYGFTGAGWREAAGDYGTEGSYRSVADIVSPESLTKVREHKKAMKAAAKAKA; from the coding sequence ATGGCCCTTCACATCACCGGAGACACCGCCGCAGACGCCCTGCTCACCGACAACCCGCTCGCGCTGCTGGTCGGGATGCTGCTCGACCAGCAGGTCCCGATGGAGACGGCGTTCGCAGGACCCCTCAAGATCGAGCAGCGCACCGGCGCGACCGATGCGGCCACCATCGCGGCGATGGACCCCGACGAGTTCCTCGAGGCGTTCAAGACGACCCCAGCCGTGCATCGGTTCCCCGGTTCGATGGCGACTCGCGTGCAGACGCTCTGTCAGGAGATCGTCGATCAGTGGGGCGGAGACGCCTCGGCACTCTGGACCGAAGGCGACCCGTCGGGCGCCGAGGTGCTCAAGCGACTCAAGGCTCTCCCCGGCTTCGGCGAGCAGAAGGCGAAGATCTTCCTGGCTCTGCTCGGCAAGCAGTACGGGTTCACCGGCGCCGGGTGGCGCGAGGCCGCGGGCGACTACGGTACCGAGGGTTCCTACCGCAGCGTCGCCGACATCGTCTCGCCCGAATCGCTCACCAAGGTGCGCGAACACAAGAAGGCCATGAAGGCCGCGGCGAAGGCGAAGGCATGA
- a CDS encoding glutamyl-tRNA reductase produces MLLVVTASHKTAPFELLERLSRTPDDVASTVVDMASCVQGAVVLATCNRFEAYVEMDEPVTAAGAIGVEAVLEAVEASTGIRATELDGAYEVHSGRRVAEHLFSVASGLESVVSGEGEIAGQVRRALKSARKEGTTSPELERLFQRASQAQRKVKNVTALGRAGRSLVRLALELADSRIVDWSAERVLLVGTGAYAAVTLATLRERGAVNISVYSPSGRAEKFAAKHGIRPVSADDYARVASRSSLLITCTTAAAPVLTPEHLQAPTGIAPEGCPVASHHQMVVDLGMPRNVDPAVAALEGVALLDLETISLHAPLEELQATDAARTVVREAADTFHVVGSRQSVTPSVVALRSHMFALLESEIARARARGDDDGKVEQALRHLTGVLLHVPTTRAHELAATGRADDFAAALSTMYGIEPIEPAQASDADDAATA; encoded by the coding sequence GTGCTGCTGGTTGTCACGGCGAGTCACAAGACCGCCCCCTTCGAATTGCTCGAACGCCTGAGCCGCACCCCCGACGACGTCGCCTCCACGGTTGTGGACATGGCGTCCTGCGTGCAGGGTGCGGTCGTTCTTGCTACCTGCAACCGCTTCGAGGCCTACGTCGAGATGGACGAGCCCGTCACCGCCGCAGGTGCGATCGGCGTCGAGGCAGTGCTCGAGGCTGTCGAGGCGTCCACGGGCATCCGCGCCACCGAACTCGACGGCGCCTATGAGGTGCACTCCGGCCGCCGTGTCGCAGAGCACCTCTTCTCGGTCGCATCCGGCCTCGAGTCCGTCGTGTCGGGCGAGGGCGAGATCGCCGGCCAGGTGCGTCGCGCGCTCAAGTCCGCACGCAAGGAGGGCACGACCTCTCCCGAGCTCGAGCGCCTCTTCCAGCGGGCCAGCCAGGCGCAGCGCAAGGTCAAGAACGTCACTGCGCTCGGCCGCGCCGGTCGTTCACTCGTGCGCCTCGCTCTCGAGCTCGCCGACAGCCGCATCGTCGACTGGTCGGCCGAGCGCGTGCTTCTCGTCGGCACCGGCGCCTATGCGGCCGTCACCCTCGCGACGCTGCGCGAACGAGGAGCCGTGAACATCTCGGTGTACTCGCCCTCGGGACGCGCTGAGAAGTTCGCCGCGAAGCACGGCATCCGCCCGGTCTCCGCTGACGACTACGCGCGCGTCGCCTCGCGATCGAGCCTGCTGATCACCTGCACGACGGCGGCCGCTCCCGTGCTCACCCCCGAGCACCTGCAGGCGCCGACCGGCATCGCCCCTGAGGGCTGCCCCGTCGCATCCCACCACCAGATGGTCGTCGACCTCGGCATGCCGCGCAACGTCGACCCCGCTGTCGCTGCCCTCGAGGGCGTGGCTCTGCTCGACCTCGAGACCATCAGCCTGCACGCACCGCTCGAGGAGCTGCAGGCGACGGATGCCGCGCGCACCGTCGTGCGCGAAGCCGCCGACACCTTCCACGTCGTCGGCAGCCGCCAGAGCGTCACCCCCTCGGTCGTCGCGCTGCGGTCGCACATGTTCGCACTGCTCGAGTCCGAGATCGCCCGAGCCCGCGCCAGGGGCGACGACGACGGCAAGGTCGAGCAGGCCCTGCGCCACCTCACCGGCGTGCTGCTGCACGTGCCGACCACGCGAGCGCACGAGCTCGCCGCCACCGGCCGGGCAGACGACTTCGCCGCCGCGCTCTCGACGATGTACGGCATCGAGCCGATCGAGCCCGCGCAGGCGTCTGACGCAGACGACGCAGCGACCGCCTGA
- the hemE gene encoding uroporphyrinogen decarboxylase, with protein MPLSDAPLLRALTGPRPEHAPVWFMRQAGRSLPEYRELRVGTRMLDACLTPDLAAEITLQPVRRHGVDAAVFFSDIVIPLRLAGVEVEIEAGRGPVFANPVRTAGDVDRITSIDPLSLDGSAIAEAVGIVTAELGETPLIGFAGAPFTLAAYLVEGGPSKEHLRARAMMHADPDSWNRLAGWLAQVSRRFLEIQRDAGASVVQLFDSWAGSLSTADYRAFVAPHSKVALDGIGVPSIHFGVGTGPFLDDMRLGGIADGVGVDWRLPLDEAAAILGPDVSVQGNIDPALLSAPWSVLETHVRDVVERGRAARGHIVNLGHGVPPETDPDQLTRIVELVHSI; from the coding sequence ATGCCTCTCTCCGACGCTCCGCTGCTGCGCGCCCTCACCGGCCCCCGACCCGAGCACGCCCCCGTGTGGTTCATGCGCCAGGCCGGCCGATCGCTGCCCGAGTACCGCGAGCTGCGGGTCGGAACGCGGATGCTCGACGCCTGCCTCACGCCCGACCTCGCCGCCGAGATCACTCTGCAGCCGGTGCGGCGTCACGGCGTCGATGCTGCGGTGTTCTTCAGCGACATCGTCATCCCGTTGCGACTGGCGGGCGTGGAGGTCGAGATCGAGGCCGGACGCGGTCCGGTGTTCGCGAATCCCGTGCGCACCGCGGGTGACGTCGATCGCATCACCTCCATCGATCCCCTCTCGCTCGACGGCTCCGCGATCGCCGAGGCCGTGGGCATCGTCACCGCAGAGCTCGGGGAGACCCCGCTGATCGGCTTCGCCGGCGCTCCGTTCACGCTGGCCGCCTACCTCGTCGAGGGCGGCCCGTCGAAGGAGCACCTGCGGGCCCGCGCCATGATGCACGCCGACCCCGACTCGTGGAACCGGCTCGCGGGCTGGCTGGCGCAGGTCTCGCGCCGGTTCCTCGAGATCCAGCGCGACGCGGGAGCATCCGTGGTGCAGCTGTTCGACTCGTGGGCCGGATCCCTGAGCACCGCCGACTACCGCGCGTTCGTGGCTCCGCACTCGAAGGTCGCGCTCGACGGCATCGGCGTGCCGAGCATCCACTTCGGCGTGGGCACCGGGCCCTTCCTCGATGACATGCGCCTGGGTGGCATCGCAGACGGCGTCGGCGTCGACTGGCGCCTGCCGCTCGATGAGGCCGCGGCGATCCTCGGACCCGACGTCTCGGTGCAGGGCAACATCGACCCGGCGCTGCTCTCGGCGCCGTGGTCGGTGCTCGAGACGCACGTGCGCGACGTGGTCGAGCGCGGGCGCGCGGCCAGGGGCCACATCGTCAACCTCGGACACGGCGTTCCCCCCGAGACCGACCCCGATCAGCTCACCCGCATCGTCGAACTGGTGCACTCGATCTGA